DNA from Bacteroidales bacterium:
GAGTTTTAGGACCCGACAAACCTGTAATCGGCAGAGTGCAATCGATGTACATAAGAAAGATTGTTCTTAAACTTGAGAATAATGCTTCGCCTAAAAAGGTGAGGGATATTATTTCGGTAGCAGAGGATAACTTTTATGCTCAAAGCGGATTTAAAAGTCTTATCTTGTACTATGATGCAGATCCTATGTAATATGATTATTGAGAGGAATTAAAAAAGTTTACATTTTTTCTAAAAAATTTATCTCCGCTATTGACGTTTATTTGGTTTAATCTTGTAACTTTGTAAAAGTTTAACAGCAAAAAGTTTTAACACTAAAAATAAATAATTATTATGTCTAAAGTAACAGTTATCGGCGCCGGAATGGTGGGCGCAACTTGTGCAAACGTATTGGCTTCTCGCGAAGTAGCAAGCGAAGTTGTATTAATCGATATCAAAGAGGGTCTTTCAGAGGGTAAAATGCTTGATATGTACCAAGCA
Protein-coding regions in this window:
- a CDS encoding NAD(P)-binding protein, with protein sequence MSKVTVIGAGMVGATCANVLASREVASEVVLIDIKEGLSEGKMLDMYQA